One genomic segment of Helianthus annuus cultivar XRQ/B chromosome 14, HanXRQr2.0-SUNRISE, whole genome shotgun sequence includes these proteins:
- the LOC110909218 gene encoding caldesmon-like isoform X1, with the protein MALEKYKQNNHGSNFPHVRAWMVLKNDPKWAPIPNEVAMAKRQKTSETGSLSAGGSDARCHINLNDDADYDEDEYNVREPERPPGRDKTKKERAKGKGKETVDPNMVEFMEHLKVYNDISAQKSKAKERAVEEKSRASDEKLKEKVRLSNEKILISDEKIRLKEWEIMMMNVENEPEPKRSMLKKLQNDIMKKHQII; encoded by the coding sequence ATGGCATTGGAAAAGTATAAGCAAAATAATCATGGTTCCAACTTTCCTCACGTTCGCGCGTGGATGGTTCTAAAAAACGACCCAAAATGGGCGCCCATTCCTAACGAGGTGGCGATggcgaaacgccaaaaaacatcggaaacgggtagtttaagcgccggtggatcggacgcgaggtgtcacattaACTTAAATGATGACGCCGACTATGACGAAGACGAGTATAACGTACGTGAACCCGAGCGTCCACCGGGCCGAGACAAAACAAAAAAGGAGCGGGCCAAGGGAAAAGGAAAGGAAACGGTGGACCCGAACATGGTTGAGTTTATGGAACACCTAAAAGTGTACAACGACATATCGGCCCAAAAGTCGAAGGCGAAGGAGCGGGCCGTCGAAGAAAAAAGTCGTGCATCGGACgagaagttaaaagaaaaggtCCGATTGTCGAATGAGAAAATCCTAATCTCCGATGAAAAAATTCGGCTTAAGGAATGGGAAATAATGATGATGAATGTCGAGAACGAACCCGAGCcgaaacgttcgatgttgaaaaaactaCAAAACGACATCATGAAAAAGCATCAAATTATTtaa
- the LOC110909218 gene encoding uncharacterized protein LOC110909218 isoform X2 — translation MTDFFPLAQLLIVRLHGMEPSPRPSWIVAGVESSRPLPSPSRTSSCGRSRRSKLLGPPSFLTGNNQPGDGFWSKVLTKFLAMMDQGPYRDIDSVSSKW, via the exons ATGACTGATTTTTTTCCTCTTGCTCAATTGTTGATTGTTAGGCTGCACGGTATGGAACCGTCGCCCAGGCCGTCGTGGATCGTCGCCGGCGTCGAATCATCCCGCCCCCTCCCGTCACCGTCGAGGACGTCGAGTTGCGGACGGTCAAGACGGTCCAAGCTGCTGGGCCCCCCTTCGTTTTTGActg gtAATAACCAACCGGGTGACGGGTTTTGGTCCAAGGTATTGACCAAGTTTCTCGCCATGATGGACCAAGGCCCGTATAGAGATATCGACTCGGTTTCCTCGAAGTGGTGA
- the LOC110909217 gene encoding probable acyl-activating enzyme 6 codes for MDALKKPNCANSSPLTPLGFIERAATVYGNSPSIVYNNLTYTWTQTYRRCLQLASSISRLSIGKGDVVSVLAPNIPAIYELHYAITMTGAIINTINTRLDARSISVIIQHSECKLLFIDYQLTRVIQEAISLLPDHCPHPILVLIADDGPVSLPIGKFINTYEAMVEAGDPGFIWVRPESDWDPLVLNYTSGTTSAPKGVVHCHRGTFIVAMDSLLEWGVPKQPVYLWTLPMFHANGWSHVWGMAALGATNVCLRKFDASTIYKAIHTHHVTHMCGAPVVLNMLSNGEPLSHTVHLLTAGAPPPAAVLLRAESLGFDVTHGYGLTETTGLALSCSWKSEWKRLPATEKARLKARQGVRTIGMTAVDIVDAESGVSVPHDGLTQGEIVLRGACLMLGYLKDPEATSKCIKNGWFYTGDVGVMHADGYIEIKDRSKDVIISGGENISSVEVESALYLHPAVNEAAVVGRPDEFWGETPCAFVTLKDDCGQPRPTGEEIMRFCKGKLPGFMLPKSVVFKEELPKTSTGKIQKYALREYVKNMGFPVKSRI; via the exons atggatgcATTGAAGAAGCCCAACTGTGCAAACTCAAGCCCTCTCACACCTCTCGGATTCATTGAGAGGGCGGCCACCGTATACGGCAACTCTCCGTCAATAGTATACAACAATCTCACTTACACATGGACCCAAACTTATCGTAGATGTCTCCAACTAGCTTCATCCATCTCCCGTCTCTCCATCGGAAAAGGCGACGTCGTTTCAGTCCTCGCTCCCAACATCCCCGCTATATACGAGCTTCACTATGCTATCACCATGACCGGCGCAATAATCAACACGATCAACACCCGTTTGGATGCACGTTCCATCTCCGTCATAATCCAACACAGCGAGTGTAAACTCCTGTTCATTGATTACCAGCTCACTCGTGTCATCCAAGAAGCCATTTCTTTGCTTCCGGATCATTGTCCTCACCCGATACTGGTCCTAATTGCAGATGACGGACCAGTATCTTTACCTatag GTAAATTTATTAATACTTATGAAGCTATGGTGGAGGCTGGGGATCCGGGATTCATTTGGGTCCGACCCGAAAGTGATTGGGACCCATTAGTGTTAAATTACACGTCGGGGACTACCTCCGCACCAAAAGGTGTGGTCCACTGCCATCGTGGCACTTTCATCGTAGCTATGGATTCGCTCCTGGAGTGGGGGGTCCCTAAACAACCGGTATACTTGTGGACCCTACCAATGTTTCATGCGAATGGGTGGAGTCACGTCTGGGGTATGGCTGCGCTTGGTGCCACCAATGTTTGTCTCCGTAAATTTGATGCGTCCACCATATACAAAGCAATTCATACTCATCACGTGACACACATGTGTGGCGCACCGGTAGTGCTAAATATGCTATCGAATGGTGAGCCGTTAAGCCACACGGTTCATCTTTTGACCGCAGGCGCGCCACCGCCTGCTGCCGTGTTGTTACGGGCAGAGTCTCTAGGGTTTGATGTGACCCATGGGTATGGGTTGACGGAAACGACTGGGCTTGCCCTTTCGTGTTCGTGGAAGAGCGAATGGAAGCGGTTGCCAGCGACCGAAAAAGCTCGATTAAAAGCGCGACAGGGGGTTAGAACCATTGGGATGACTGCGGTGGATATTGTGGATGCTGAGTCGGGAGTGAGTGTGCCTCATGACGGGTTGACTCAGGGAGAGATAGTGTTGAGAG GTGCGTGTTTAATGTTGGGTTACTTGAAGGACCCTGAGGCAACATCCAAATGCATTAAAAACGGGTGGTTTTACACCGGCGATGTAGGAGTGATGCACGCGGATGGGTATATCGAAATCAAGGACAGGTCAAAAGACGTCATCATTAGTGGCGGAGAGAATATTAGCAGCGTGGAAGTGGAGTCGGCTTTGTACTTGCATCCTGCAGTGAATGAGGCCGCGGTAGTGGGACGGCCTGATGAGTTTTGGGGGGAGACGCCGTGCGCATTTGTGACTCTAAAGGATGATTGCGGGCAACCTCGGCCAACCGGGGAGGAGATAATGCGGTTTTGTAAAGGTAAGCTGCCAGGTTTCATGCTTCCAAAGTCCGTCGTTTTCAAGGAAGAGCTTCCAAAGACATCTACCGGCAAGATTCAAAAATATGCACTTCGAGAATATGTTAAAAACATGGGATTTCCTGTAAAAAGTCGAATCTAA